The window AGCGTTCGACTTCAGTTTGGGTCAAAGACTGCCGAGTTTGAAAAAGCTGTCGATTGCGACTGATAAAATAGTCCAAATCCTGATACATGAGTTTGCGGTAGTTGGGGATAGCTTCAAACTTCCCCTCATCTAAGGCCTGACCGACACTTTCTATATCGGATTTCAAGCCCAGCATCCGCGGTGCTTCTTCTGAGCCATCCTCAATTTTTATATCTGCCAAGACACTAGCTAATTCACTCAGTTCTTTTTTATAGGTTTCCACATAGGTCGCTTGGTGGACTTGGCGCTGAGAAATAGGAAGGTAAGCCAGACCTAGAAAACCCAGCACGAGCAAGCAGTAGAGAGGCGACCAGAGAATTTTCTTGATTTCAAAGTTCAGCCTCATATCTCCTCACCACCTTCCTCCACGTAGAGATCACGATAGAGGGATTCCATATAGTCGCTGGCTTTTGTAAGGCCAGCCACCTGCTGGATTGGAATACAATCCAAACAATCCAGTAAATCTCTCTCAGGCAAGAAGATTTCCACCAGACCCTGCTCTGCCTTTTTCCACAAGAGTTGAGGATAATCCCGTAAAAATTCCTGAACCTGCTTGGAGTTTTCCACAGCAAGATGGTAATCATAATCAGCCGTCAACTCCACTTCTGTGGCAATCAACTTGCTAGCCTTGAGGAAATAAACCTGATTAGTCAGCTTCTCAATCTCCGACAAATGGTGGGAAGAAAGCAAAATGGCAACCCCTTCTGCTTGTAGGTTTAGAAGAAATTCCCGCTGTTGAATGATATTGGTCGGGTCCAAGCCGATATGGGGTTCATCCAGCAACAAGAGCTTGGGCTTGGGAAGGACAGCCATGGCAAAGAGCAGCTTCTGCTTCATACCCATGGAATAGCCAGCCACCCGCTTTTTGACATAGTAGCCCATCCCCAATTCTTCCACCAATGCATCCACTTCCTTTTTCCCCAGCTTGTGGGTGGCAGCCACATAGGTCAGATGGTCGTAACCCGTCAACTGTGGATAAAGGGCTTGGGCGTCCAACATGACAGACATATCCTGAAAAATCGCTCGGTCACTATTGGGACGACCATTGATGCTTACCGACCCACGGTCAGCGGTTTCTGTGTTGCTGATGATATTCAGGAGGGTGGATTTTCCCACACCATTGGGACCGACTAGGGCCACCAAGTCCCCCGCTTTCAGCTCAAAGGACACATAGGACAAGACCTGGTGGGCACCGTATCGCTTGCAGACATCAACTACTTTTAGCATAGAAACTCCTTTCTTGGGGAAATGGCAGGTTTTATTTAATATAATAATATTAAATAAAAGTATCCAGAACAACAAAAAGTGGAAAGAAAGTGTCTCTCCACTTAATAATACTTTACCCCAATATTACAACACATAAAATATTTAATTAATTTTTCTTAAAAATCAATTGATAAATATTTTTGACCTCCAAATAGATTGACAGCTCCCCAAGGAGAATTTACTCCTACACCAATTAATACCGAACCATTAGCTCTCTGTCCATAAGGAATAGAACTTGTCCAAGTTTTTCTGTCAGAAATAGTATTTGGAAACCATGCCCAATCAGTAAAATACATATTCGTTACACTCCCAGATGTAGGATTAGAGTATCCAGAAGCATGGAAAGTTACATTAAGAACGTGTAACCCCGCTAGAGAATGACCATTTATATGTCGTGTTGCATTTACATAGCCCGCTGAAACAGGCTGAGCCTGAAAACAGATAACCAGTAAAGTTATCAAAATTGCTTTTAGAGAAAATTTTTTCATTAGAAACACCTACCTATTCAATCTAATACAATCTACTGGGGATTTTTGACATGCCTTGTAAATCGGTAATAGTCCACTTGTGACAATCACACCAAAGCTAACTAGAGGTAAAGTAATCACATTTAAAATCATAACTCTCACAATATCCCTTATGTCTAAATCTAACGAAAAAGCTAGCAGAACCACTAATAAAAATGATACTAATAAAGCCATTGAACCGACCGATATAGCATATTGGACCAACTCTCTATAATAAAAACGTCTGACTGCCTTACTATTAAACCCAATCGCTTTCAATATACCTACTTCTTCTTTACGAGTATTACTCACTTGGAAAAAAACGAAAAATAAACATAACCCCATAAGCAACAGGATGACTAGACCTATATATGTCGATACTTTTCTGACATAAGCTAGGATATCTTTCAGACTCTGATAATCTTCTGCCGAGGAAACAATTGTTACACTAGGAAGTTGTTTAATGCGGTCTATTTCCTCAGAAACAGCTGTGCTATTTTTTATTTTTATATGATAGGCACTTGATTGCCAACTAGAGACCGATAGCCCTCCTAATACTTCTGGAAGTTCCTCGTCCTGTTGTAATTCCTGCTGCAAATGTAGCATTTCATCAGCCATCATGAAGAAACTATTGCCATAAATTGAATATTGGAAAGGGTAGGAATTTTTTAATATCCCAATTATTTTGAACTCTCTTCTCTGTTTAACGTAGATGTTGCCGTCACTATCTAGGATTTCCCCTGTATCAGTGGTCATTTCCCCTTCATAAAGAGCTACTGGTACATAATAATCTAATGTTATTCTTGGAAAAGTTCCCAACTCTGAAGATAAGTTTTGCGTTGCAATAAAACTTTCAGATACAATCAATCCTTGTTTCGTAGTTCTATCAATATACTCGATATTTCTCTCGGTCATATTCGTTTGAAATAGTGGCTGTATGCTGTACGGAGAAGACAAAGTAATCGTTTTTCCATTAAGAGTTATTTCAGGATTGATTTGCTGAGTTGATTGTTCAGGATTTTCAAAAGTCAATCCTTGATAAGGAAATTCTAAGTACGGGGTGACATTCAAAATAGCCACTGAATCCGCTAAAAATTCCACCTCATCAGTCGTAAATGACAAGAAATCATCATAAACTTGTTTCCCCTTAATCCCCAAGTTGTCATTCATGACTAAAAATCCATTTTCTAAAGAATTATCCAATAATTGCTGATAGTGAGACTGAAATAAACCAGTAATATTAAACATCATACTACTCAGGGCAACAAAGAAAATAAGTAAGCCTGTCACAATTTTGGAAATAGGGAATTTTCTCTTTGGTAAATCAATTTTTTGTTTGATCGAAAGATTGTAGATATCTCTGGCTCCCTCTTTTTTAAATGTATTTTTTTCTTCCTGTTCAATTCTTTGATCTAAAAATCTAATATGAACATCTCCGTATTTTATCACTTCATCATCATGAGAAACAATAATGACTATTTTCTGATAATGATGTGCCAATTCTACTAAAAGATTCGTAATCTTCTCTCTATTCTCCTTGTCAAGCGAATTTGTGGGTTCATCTGCTAAAATAATATCTTTATCTGTAACAATAGCTCTAGCGATGGCAACTCTTTGTTCCTCGCCACCTGATAAATCATAAGGGAAAGTGTATTTTTTATCTAATAAACCTAATTTTTTTAAACACTCATCCACTCTGTCATCTAAGTCATCAGCTTCACTTTGACTCTTGACTAACAATGCTAAATTATCATAAACACTGAACTGCCTTATTAAATTCTTTTCTTGGAAAATAAATCCAATATGTTGGGCAATGAAATTTGAAACTGCTTCCCCATCAGTCAAGTTAAGCGGATGACCATCGTAAGAATAACTCATATCTCCTAAATCAGTTGCTATTAGACCAATTTTGTTTAGTAATGACGACTTTCCAATACCTGAAGGGCCTGAAATCGTATATACGTTTCCTCTCTTAAACTGTAAAGAAGTCTCATTTAACA is drawn from Streptococcus sp. 29892 and contains these coding sequences:
- a CDS encoding ABC transporter ATP-binding protein; translated protein: MLKVVDVCKRYGAHQVLSYVSFELKAGDLVALVGPNGVGKSTLLNIISNTETADRGSVSINGRPNSDRAIFQDMSVMLDAQALYPQLTGYDHLTYVAATHKLGKKEVDALVEELGMGYYVKKRVAGYSMGMKQKLLFAMAVLPKPKLLLLDEPHIGLDPTNIIQQREFLLNLQAEGVAILLSSHHLSEIEKLTNQVYFLKASKLIATEVELTADYDYHLAVENSKQVQEFLRDYPQLLWKKAEQGLVEIFLPERDLLDCLDCIPIQQVAGLTKASDYMESLYRDLYVEEGGEEI
- a CDS encoding ATP-binding cassette domain-containing protein, which gives rise to MLEIDGIILRYGSRILLNETSLQFKRGNVYTISGPSGIGKSSLLNKIGLIATDLGDMSYSYDGHPLNLTDGEAVSNFIAQHIGFIFQEKNLIRQFSVYDNLALLVKSQSEADDLDDRVDECLKKLGLLDKKYTFPYDLSGGEEQRVAIARAIVTDKDIILADEPTNSLDKENREKITNLLVELAHHYQKIVIIVSHDDEVIKYGDVHIRFLDQRIEQEEKNTFKKEGARDIYNLSIKQKIDLPKRKFPISKIVTGLLIFFVALSSMMFNITGLFQSHYQQLLDNSLENGFLVMNDNLGIKGKQVYDDFLSFTTDEVEFLADSVAILNVTPYLEFPYQGLTFENPEQSTQQINPEITLNGKTITLSSPYSIQPLFQTNMTERNIEYIDRTTKQGLIVSESFIATQNLSSELGTFPRITLDYYVPVALYEGEMTTDTGEILDSDGNIYVKQRREFKIIGILKNSYPFQYSIYGNSFFMMADEMLHLQQELQQDEELPEVLGGLSVSSWQSSAYHIKIKNSTAVSEEIDRIKQLPSVTIVSSAEDYQSLKDILAYVRKVSTYIGLVILLLMGLCLFFVFFQVSNTRKEEVGILKAIGFNSKAVRRFYYRELVQYAISVGSMALLVSFLLVVLLAFSLDLDIRDIVRVMILNVITLPLVSFGVIVTSGLLPIYKACQKSPVDCIRLNR